The DNA segment TAGATACACGGCCTTTTGATACTCGGGAACCACAGTCATTTGCTGGCCTAACAACAGGTTACATTCCTGCGGCACCGCCGATGACCAAGCCGTGACAAAGGCGCCTTCGGCAATCGCCGACAATGACTCAATCGCGATATGGCATTGATTAATGTTGATGGCCGATAGGGAATGTGACTGCCCCGTCGGTACATTGACTTTGACGCGGATGCTGTTATTGGGCACCAGAGAAAACAGCTGATCCCCGGCCATATAAGGGCCGCTGATGGCATTGAGTTTAACGATACCGTCAACGGGCGCGGCGACAACTAAGGAGTCGGTAACCGCATCCGTGCTGTGGACGCGCTCCATAAAGTGCTGCATATGCTCGTATTCGAGGTGGGTCGTGAAATAGTCCTGACTGATCTCACGCCATTTTTCGGCGCTTATACTGCCATTGGCGAGCAAAGGTTTGTTGCGCTCATAACGACTCTTGGCGAGTTGATACAGGCTCGCCGCGGCCTCGACTTGGGCGAGGTAGTGGAACACTTCTGGCCCTGTGAGTTTGACTATCGCTTGGCCTTTACTGACGCGCTGGCCTTGGCCAACGAGAAAGTGCACCTGCTGGATATTCTCGGGCGTGCTGATCCAGTAATCATTGCCGGGGAGGATTTCAACCTGCGCTGGCAATGGGCTGCCCTCATAACTGGCGACTCTTTGTGGTTGGGTGTAACTGAGGTCGAGATTGCCTAAGGCGCTAATGGCTAAGCTTTCGGCCTGTGCCGAACCTACAACACTCGCGGATAAACAGAGAAGGCATGCGCCGTACTTGGCCATCATAATGAAATTCCTAAGGCTTGGAGTTGTTGAGAATGCAGTTGTTGCAAGCTGACGCGGTTGAGCGCCAAGCGGGATTCGGTGTCGAGCGCCTCCATATAGCGGCGCAGCCAGACTTCATAACTCACCTGATCTTGATCTTTTACCTTGGCGAGTTCCTCGGTAATGGTGCGACTGAGGGCGAGCGCTTGGGTGAGTAGGCGCTGTTGCTCGACGAGGTTAGTTTGCTGGCGGACTAATTGATCCCACTGGTTTTTAAGCTCGAGTGCGCTGCGGTCAAGATTGAGACTTTGCTCGGTATTCGCTTGTTGCCATTGGGATAAATCGCTCTGGGACAGCGCCGAGCCCAAGGTTAAGGGCACTGACACGGCTATGCCTAACTGCTGATCATCCACGCCAGTATCCGCGGTATTTTTTGCAGTGAGTGAGACGGTCCAAGGATCGCGCTCACCCGCTTGCTGAGTTTGGATCAGCAGCAGGTGTTGCTGTTGTTGCAGCTTTAGCAATTGCCATAGGGGATGTTGGGCTAAGGTCTCGGCGCCCTTGCCAAGCGGGCGCTCAGTTTCTTCTATCGCGCTTGGCATCTGATCTTGGCCCGTCAGCTGTTGATATAGGGCTAAAGATTGGGCTTGTTGCTGCAGAATGTCGGCACGGCTTAAGGCGATATCGACACTTTCCCGCTCCAGCAGCAGAGTGTTGGCCAGTGGCAATTCTCCTGCATCGGTCAGTTGTTTTTGCTGGCGATGGAGTTTATCGAGCAACTGTTGTTTGCGCTCAAGCTGCGCCAGTTTGACTTCGCTCTGGCGATATTCCCACAGGCTCTGCCTTAATAATCCCGAGAGGTACAAGGCTTGCAACGCCGTTTGTTGTTGATGAATTTGCTCGGCGAGCTGTTTTATTTGTTTATCGCTGCTGTGTAGCGCGGGCGATTTAAATGGCAAATTGACTGAGAGTTCCTGCTCGTAGCTGTTACTATTATCCAAGCTCCCGAGGTGACTTAAGCTAATGCTCGGCAGGCCGGTGAGCCAGGTCGAGCTGGATAAATTTGCCGCTTGGGTATTCGACGAAGTGAGATGAGTCAACCTCGCTTGGCTGCTCGAAAGCGCTTGGGAAAGTTCGGCTTCCGCCGCAAGACACAGGAAACTACTGCCGACTAAGCTGGTCAACAGACATAACTTGATACAAGACGAACTGACAGACATGAGATGATTCTGTGGTATTAAACAATGCTGTCAGTGTAGGGATTGACGGCTGAAAGTCGTCGGGGACCTGTATCATAAATCCGCCTATGGTACATATGTCCCATAAAATAATTGATTGATTTTGCTTTTATTTAGGAGTTTTAGATGAAGGATATTGTCATTATTGGTCTGCTGGCACTCATCATGTGCTTTAAGCTTTTTGACATTAGTTCCGACATTCAATTAGGCATCCCGCAATGGCATTTAGTGCAGGAAGCCATACTCTTAGTGCTCACCGCCGTTGGGGCCATCTACCTCAGTTACGATTTAATTCGCCGCTCGCGCGAGGTTAAAGCCTTAGCAAAACGCCTCGAGTACGCCGATAAAAAAATCGACAATATGTCGACCCAAATGCGCTCCGCCAGACAGGAATACAGCCAAGCCGTATCGAACCAGTTTGATACTTGGGGTTTTACCAAGAGCGAGCAGCAAGTCGCATTTTTATTGCTTAAAGGGCTGAGTTTTAAAGAAATTGCCGAAGTAAGACAGACAAAAGAGAAAACCGTGCGCCAACAGGCATCGACCATTTATGGCAAGGCCGATGTGGATGGCCGCCACACCTTTTGTGCTTGGTTTATGGAGGATTTTATTCAAGAACATAACCAAGAACTGGCGGCAAACGAGTCCGATAGCGCCCATAAAGCCGCTTAAGCTAAACTCTCAGGCTTAGTTGTTATAGCTATTTGTTATTGAAAATCGATATTGGCTGGCTTTTTGGTTCTAAACAATAATGAGCATCCCCTAAGTTCGTCGGAGGATGCAATTGAAAAACTCGCTGCTGATTGTGTTTTGCCTTATTGCCTTGGTTGCATCCACGCAAACCACAGGATTACTCCGCTCGCTGATCGAATTTTCCGCCTTTTTAGGCGTACTGGGGTTGGCTTGGCGGATTAAACCCAACGCCGAATAATGCATCCCGCGTTAGCACGTCAATTTGAGCCGCTAGGCTCAAATCCAATCTATTGAAAATACAGAATATAACCTAAAGACGTAATTCCTATCGCCGCCCACAGAACCACACCCAGCAGCAAAGGCTTAGGGCCGCTTGCCCGCATTTTTTGCACCGTAATCCCTGCACCAATCAAGAACAGACACAGGACCAAGGTACGTTTCGATACTATAAACAACGTGTCGTAGAGCGGCTGAAACTGTGGCAACCAATGGGCGATTGCGATGGCTAAACAGTAAAATCCAATAAAATACGGTAGGTTAAGCTTACGTTTATCGCCGCCAAAGATCAGCGCACTGACAAGGGCGATAGGGATAATCCACAGTGCGCGCGCCAGTTTAATGGTCGTCGCGGTTTTAAGTGCTTCATCACCATAGGCAGAGGCCGCACCGACGACTGAGGAAGTGTCGTGAATCGCGATGGCACTCCACACGCCAAAATCGTATTGGCTCATATCGAGCAAATGCCCGAGGGCGGGGAATAAAAACAAAGCCACCGAGTTGAGTACAAATACACAGGCTAATGCGGTGGCGGTTTGGTCTGGTTTGGCATTAATGGCGGGCGATACGGCGGCAATGGCGCTGCCGCCACAGATGGCGGTGCCAGAGGCGATTAAGTGCCCTGTAATCGGGTCAAACTTTAAAGCGCGAGTCACCAAAAAGCCCAAGATCAGCGTAAAAATAATCGAGCCGACAATTAATCCGAGGTTATGACTGCTGGCCTCAATCGCGGCATTGAAGTTAATCCCAAAGCCTAAGCCGATAATCGAATAGGACAGTAGTTTTTTGGTGAGGGCGGCGATATTCCAGCCGTTTGGCACCCAACCTAGGCTGGCCAAGGTAAAACCGAGCACAAGCGCCATAGGAGATGAGATAACAGGCGCGAGACACAGTAGCGCGGCGCAGATAAACACAAGGCGATGGGGTTGCTTAAGTTGCGAGACTATCGATGAAAAATTCATAACGCCTTAGGTTTGCGACTGAGTGTTATCGTTCCAATCTTGGATTGTCGTATTCATCCACATAGGCATGGATACTCGAATAAGCCAATCGAATAAGCATTGGGACGCTGACAAAGACGGGCATTATAACGATTGCGTTCAGCTTCAATAAAATCAATTTAATTTATTTTGTAAGTCAATTTTATTGAGTCTCAATGGGCAGGTAGGTTTGAGGCTTAAAAAGGAGAGTCGCTGATGGCAACTCTCCCGTGATAATTCGCGGAATTTAGAGATTCACGATACGTTGCAGGCTGTAGTCGCCGCCATCTTTAGCGGTAAACAGCTTGTCTTGAATATCGTTAGCGCTTGGCATTCCTGCATGTAACAGGCTTAACCAGTGGCGCGAGGTGGTGTTGTGTGTCTCCGTGGGTTCGGTGGCTAACTCAACGGGCGCTTCGATTTGCACATCTTCCAAATTTGCTAAATCCCGCGCGCCTATCATGCCAGTGCGGTCGAAACACAATTCAACATGGCAGCCTTGATCCTGTAACACTATGGCGCTTGGCGCATCTTTAGTACCGTTGAAGGCAACAAACTGCTTGGTTTGGCGTAATCCGCTGTGGCTGCCGTCGGCAAAAAATGCCAGTAGGTGTTGGTAGTAAACCACATAGCTGATCACATCCTGGTGCGAACCCGCATCCAGCGGGAAATGACGGTCGAGGAACTGCTTCGCCTGGGCTAGTTTTTCATGCTCGGCCACGTTCACTTGGGCGACGGCAAGCACTTCTTCTGCGATGAAGCTGTTTAGATTCGGTTGGATCTGGTGGCTATTGATAATTGACATATTCATCGCTGTATCCTCTACACATTCAAATTAAAAATTAGGGCCTTGATTTCACTTCTAATGGTTCAACGTTTGTCTTCAATTTGGTTTGTCCGACAGAGTTAATGGTTAAGCAGTGTCAGGTGGATAACCTGCCTCGATTGCTTAATTTGTAGTCTAGTCTTTTTTGACTACAATTTCACAATAAAAATTTTACAATGTGAATTTTACAAAATGCGCAATGACCAGAGCTTGATGAGAAAGTCACATTTCCTAGGAACAAAAATACGTAACCTACGGAAACGTAACAATTTAACCATGGAAGATTTATCTGCACGTTGCATTCGCGTCGATGCGGGCAGTGCGCCCTCTGTGTCATATTTGTCGATGATCGAGCGTGGAAAACGCGTACCCAGTGCTGAAATGTTGGCCGTGATTGCCACGGTTTTTCAAAAGGATGTTGACTGGTTTTTAGACGATGTGCCCGAGGAAAGTGCCATCACGCCGGAGAAAGGCCGCCGTGGTGGGATCAGCGGCATGGCGCTCGAACCCAGCTTTTTGTTTTCAAATGATATTTTGCAAATAGCCATCCCTGAAATGCTATCCCAGACTGGGATTTCGGGTCGACAATTCGCCCACTTATTAATTCGCGCCCATCAGGAACATCATCAAAACCATTTCCCCGATCTTGAACGTGCCGCGGAAGAGGTTGGGTTAAAACGTATGCCCTTATCCCTCGAGGAAATGCTGGATATTGCTAAGGGCGTAGGCTTAAAAATCAAATGGATAGATAGTACACCCCAGGAAGTGATCGACGAGCGCGGCGTAAGCTCTCATCAGTTAGTGACTTCTTTCTTCGAGCCGCCCAGCACCATTTACATCAATAAAGTCCTTAAAAATCG comes from the Shewanella seohaensis genome and includes:
- a CDS encoding YeiH family protein: MNFSSIVSQLKQPHRLVFICAALLCLAPVISSPMALVLGFTLASLGWVPNGWNIAALTKKLLSYSIIGLGFGINFNAAIEASSHNLGLIVGSIIFTLILGFLVTRALKFDPITGHLIASGTAICGGSAIAAVSPAINAKPDQTATALACVFVLNSVALFLFPALGHLLDMSQYDFGVWSAIAIHDTSSVVGAASAYGDEALKTATTIKLARALWIIPIALVSALIFGGDKRKLNLPYFIGFYCLAIAIAHWLPQFQPLYDTLFIVSKRTLVLCLFLIGAGITVQKMRASGPKPLLLGVVLWAAIGITSLGYILYFQ
- a CDS encoding aldolase/citrate lyase/malate synthase family protein → MNMSIINSHQIQPNLNSFIAEEVLAVAQVNVAEHEKLAQAKQFLDRHFPLDAGSHQDVISYVVYYQHLLAFFADGSHSGLRQTKQFVAFNGTKDAPSAIVLQDQGCHVELCFDRTGMIGARDLANLEDVQIEAPVELATEPTETHNTTSRHWLSLLHAGMPSANDIQDKLFTAKDGGDYSLQRIVNL
- a CDS encoding helix-turn-helix transcriptional regulator — its product is MKDIVIIGLLALIMCFKLFDISSDIQLGIPQWHLVQEAILLVLTAVGAIYLSYDLIRRSREVKALAKRLEYADKKIDNMSTQMRSARQEYSQAVSNQFDTWGFTKSEQQVAFLLLKGLSFKEIAEVRQTKEKTVRQQASTIYGKADVDGRHTFCAWFMEDFIQEHNQELAANESDSAHKAA
- a CDS encoding metal transporter produces the protein MSVSSSCIKLCLLTSLVGSSFLCLAAEAELSQALSSSQARLTHLTSSNTQAANLSSSTWLTGLPSISLSHLGSLDNSNSYEQELSVNLPFKSPALHSSDKQIKQLAEQIHQQQTALQALYLSGLLRQSLWEYRQSEVKLAQLERKQQLLDKLHRQQKQLTDAGELPLANTLLLERESVDIALSRADILQQQAQSLALYQQLTGQDQMPSAIEETERPLGKGAETLAQHPLWQLLKLQQQQHLLLIQTQQAGERDPWTVSLTAKNTADTGVDDQQLGIAVSVPLTLGSALSQSDLSQWQQANTEQSLNLDRSALELKNQWDQLVRQQTNLVEQQRLLTQALALSRTITEELAKVKDQDQVSYEVWLRRYMEALDTESRLALNRVSLQQLHSQQLQALGISL
- a CDS encoding efflux RND transporter periplasmic adaptor subunit, translating into MMAKYGACLLCLSASVVGSAQAESLAISALGNLDLSYTQPQRVASYEGSPLPAQVEILPGNDYWISTPENIQQVHFLVGQGQRVSKGQAIVKLTGPEVFHYLAQVEAAASLYQLAKSRYERNKPLLANGSISAEKWREISQDYFTTHLEYEHMQHFMERVHSTDAVTDSLVVAAPVDGIVKLNAISGPYMAGDQLFSLVPNNSIRVKVNVPTGQSHSLSAININQCHIAIESLSAIAEGAFVTAWSSAVPQECNLLLGQQMTVVPEYQKAVYLLPKNSVFSWEQDSQVFTRSDNQLNALTVDILGSTPEQYIVASDQDLSQLQVLSQSVAAVKGIMLGLGGE